Proteins encoded in a region of the Halosimplex halophilum genome:
- a CDS encoding ATP-binding cassette domain-containing protein, which yields MTPDLPDALDGLVGGEEGDRSRDESTPAADPAAAADGPLLEVEDVSLSYGDLSVLSGVSLSVASGEFVGLVGPNGAGKTTLLKAINGVLAPDSGRVRVGGETVADLSSRAASRLVATVPQDTTVAFDFAAEDIVEMGRTPYHGRFSGDPDAAEAVDRALERTDTERFRDRSVASLSGGERQRVVLARALAQETPALVLDEPTASLDVNHQVRTLELVADLVDAEGKAALAAIHDLDLAARFCDRLAVLADGDLLAVGPPEDVLTAENVGAAFDTDAAVLSNPVTGTPAVTALPEPGELDRRVHVLGTGPRTARVVSALATAGATVTVGALPPGDVAAETARELAAEAVTAPPFDGLDGAAAAATRDCLAAADAVVVVEPLPDALRALARDRDPVVRVAADDDPASATAELGGPGRATGTGREEGARSDGVAGRDGRPGDVGERDDGATPVGRSGGVDGDRSPVEAAARATPETVAAGVRRALDRSVSADD from the coding sequence GTGACGCCCGACCTGCCGGACGCGCTGGACGGCCTCGTCGGCGGCGAGGAGGGCGACCGGTCGAGAGACGAGTCCACACCGGCCGCCGACCCGGCGGCGGCCGCCGACGGCCCGCTCCTCGAAGTCGAGGACGTGTCGCTGTCCTACGGCGACCTGTCGGTCCTCTCCGGGGTGTCGCTGTCGGTCGCGTCGGGCGAGTTCGTCGGGCTCGTCGGCCCGAACGGCGCCGGCAAGACCACGCTCCTGAAGGCGATCAACGGCGTGCTCGCGCCGGATTCGGGGCGGGTCCGGGTCGGCGGGGAGACGGTCGCCGACCTCTCCTCGCGGGCGGCGAGCCGGCTGGTCGCGACGGTCCCCCAGGACACGACGGTCGCCTTCGACTTCGCCGCCGAGGACATCGTCGAGATGGGGCGGACGCCCTATCACGGGCGGTTCAGCGGCGACCCCGACGCCGCCGAAGCGGTCGACCGCGCGCTCGAACGGACCGACACCGAGCGCTTCCGCGACCGGTCGGTCGCCTCGCTCAGCGGCGGCGAGCGCCAGCGCGTCGTGCTCGCCCGCGCGCTGGCACAGGAGACGCCCGCCTTAGTCCTCGACGAGCCGACGGCGAGCCTCGACGTGAACCACCAGGTCCGGACGCTGGAACTCGTCGCCGACCTCGTCGACGCGGAGGGCAAGGCGGCGCTGGCGGCGATCCACGACCTCGACCTGGCGGCTCGCTTCTGCGACCGGCTGGCCGTCCTCGCCGACGGCGACCTGCTGGCGGTCGGGCCGCCCGAGGACGTGCTGACCGCCGAGAACGTGGGGGCCGCCTTCGACACCGACGCCGCCGTCCTGTCGAACCCCGTAACCGGGACGCCGGCGGTGACGGCGCTGCCGGAGCCGGGCGAGCTGGACCGGCGGGTGCACGTCCTCGGGACCGGCCCGCGGACCGCCCGCGTGGTCTCGGCGCTCGCGACCGCCGGCGCGACGGTGACCGTCGGCGCCCTTCCGCCCGGCGACGTGGCCGCCGAGACGGCCCGCGAACTCGCGGCGGAGGCGGTGACCGCGCCCCCCTTCGACGGGCTCGACGGCGCGGCGGCGGCCGCGACCCGCGACTGCCTGGCGGCGGCCGACGCGGTCGTGGTCGTCGAGCCGCTGCCCGACGCGCTCCGGGCGCTCGCCCGCGACCGCGACCCGGTGGTCCGCGTCGCGGCCGACGACGACCCCGCGAGCGCGACGGCCGAACTCGGCGGTCCGGGACGGGCGACGGGGACCGGACGCGAGGAGGGCGCCCGCTCCGACGGCGTGGCCGGGCGCGACGGGCGACCCGGCGATGTCGGCGAGCGCGACGACGGGGCGACGCCTGTCGGTCGTAGCGGGGGGGTCGACGGCGACCGGTCGCCCGTCGAGGCCGCCGCGCGGGCGACCCCGGAGACGGTCGCGGCCGGCGTCCGGCGCGCGCTCGACCGGTCCGTCTCGGCCGACGACTGA
- a CDS encoding ornithine cyclodeaminase family protein, with protein sequence MTDDRALFLTSDDVRGLATPAEYVDAVREGYRERGEGAPARPRTRLTGGDPPGMLTGYSAILPETGAMGGYMYTGGFGSGDAHFVLPLFDAETGAPLAVFDGASLNPFKTGATGAVGLDALAREDATELAVIGSGSQARGQLRAAVTVREFDAVRVYSPTREHREAFAAAMDDELDPTVRAVDSSSAAVAGADAVVTATTAAEPVFDGADLADGAHVTCMGQYHPEKREVDAETVARATYVPDLRERVERDAGAFLLAREEGAVDDDHVHAELGEVVAGVEPGRTDPDEVTLFDSGGTAIETVAAAHMLYERAVDAGLGREIEFLPASRAFEE encoded by the coding sequence ATGACCGACGACAGGGCGCTGTTCCTGACCAGCGACGACGTGCGCGGACTCGCGACGCCGGCCGAGTACGTCGACGCGGTCCGCGAGGGGTACCGCGAGCGCGGCGAGGGCGCCCCCGCTCGTCCGAGAACCCGTCTCACCGGCGGCGACCCGCCGGGGATGCTCACCGGGTACTCGGCGATCCTCCCCGAGACGGGCGCGATGGGCGGGTACATGTACACCGGCGGGTTCGGCTCCGGCGACGCACACTTCGTCCTCCCGCTGTTCGACGCCGAGACGGGCGCGCCGCTGGCGGTCTTCGACGGCGCGAGCCTCAACCCGTTCAAGACGGGCGCGACCGGCGCGGTCGGGCTCGACGCGCTCGCCCGCGAGGACGCGACGGAACTGGCGGTGATCGGCAGCGGCTCGCAGGCCCGCGGCCAGCTCCGCGCGGCCGTCACCGTCCGCGAGTTCGACGCCGTCCGCGTCTACTCGCCGACCCGCGAGCACCGCGAGGCGTTCGCCGCGGCGATGGACGACGAACTCGACCCGACGGTCCGCGCGGTCGACTCCAGTAGCGCCGCGGTCGCCGGCGCCGACGCGGTCGTCACCGCCACGACGGCCGCGGAGCCGGTGTTCGACGGCGCGGACCTGGCCGACGGCGCCCACGTCACCTGCATGGGGCAGTACCACCCCGAGAAGCGCGAGGTCGACGCCGAGACGGTCGCCCGCGCGACGTACGTCCCGGACCTCCGCGAGCGCGTCGAGCGCGACGCGGGCGCGTTCCTGCTCGCCCGCGAGGAGGGCGCGGTCGACGACGACCACGTCCACGCCGAACTCGGCGAGGTCGTCGCCGGCGTCGAACCGGGGCGGACCGACCCCGACGAGGTGACGCTGTTCGACAGCGGCGGCACGGCCATCGAGACGGTCGCCGCCGCCCACATGCTCTACGAGCGGGCCGTCGACGCCGGCCTCGGCCGGGAGATCGAGTTCCTGCCCGCCAGTCGAGCCTTCGAGGAGTAG
- a CDS encoding response regulator, translating into MNETSTEPRVLIVDDEAEVADVYALRLRDEYDTETAYGGEEALEAVDESVDVVLLDRRMPQVSGDEVLSAIRDRGLDTRVVMITAVDPDFDIVDMPFDDYLCKPVQKDDLVAAIEQQLTASRYDDRLTEYLEVTSKIALLEAEKTEAELDDSDEVAGLRERADRLRDEMDDALAEFDDFQAAFNEISRHAE; encoded by the coding sequence GTGAACGAGACGAGTACCGAGCCGCGGGTGCTCATCGTCGACGACGAGGCCGAGGTCGCCGACGTGTACGCGCTGCGCCTCCGCGACGAGTACGACACCGAGACGGCCTACGGCGGCGAGGAGGCCCTGGAAGCCGTCGACGAGTCGGTCGACGTGGTCCTGCTCGACCGGCGGATGCCCCAGGTGTCGGGCGACGAGGTGCTGTCGGCGATCCGCGACCGGGGCCTGGACACCCGGGTCGTCATGATCACCGCGGTCGACCCCGACTTCGACATCGTCGACATGCCGTTCGACGACTACCTCTGCAAGCCCGTCCAGAAGGACGACCTGGTCGCCGCCATCGAGCAGCAGCTCACCGCCAGCCGCTACGACGACCGCCTCACCGAGTACCTGGAGGTCACCTCGAAGATCGCCCTGCTGGAGGCCGAGAAGACGGAGGCGGAACTCGACGACAGCGACGAGGTCGCCGGGCTCCGCGAGCGCGCCGACCGGCTGCGCGACGAGATGGACGACGCGCTCGCCGAGTTCGACGACTTCCAGGCCGCGTTCAACGAGATCAGCCGCCACGCCGAGTGA
- a CDS encoding H/ACA ribonucleoprotein complex subunit GAR1, which produces MRRVGEVVRIAQHLAVVRAPDADHVDIGTPVVDENLEDLGRVVDVFGPVERPYLAVTTDDDVHLPGLVGSALYAR; this is translated from the coding sequence GTGAGACGCGTCGGCGAGGTCGTCCGGATCGCCCAGCACCTCGCGGTCGTCCGCGCGCCGGACGCCGACCACGTCGACATCGGCACGCCGGTCGTCGACGAGAACCTCGAGGACCTGGGCCGGGTGGTCGACGTGTTCGGCCCCGTCGAGCGGCCGTACCTGGCGGTGACGACCGACGACGACGTGCACCTGCCCGGGCTGGTGGGATCGGCCCTGTACGCGCGCTGA
- the srp19 gene encoding signal recognition particle subunit SRP19, translating to MVENVIWPAALDATCTRSEGRRVSEDLAVPEPTVDEIAQAVQQVGYDAVIEREKTYPREYEPRGRVLVKDADDASKTDLLGAVAAYLGVIRE from the coding sequence ATGGTCGAGAACGTCATCTGGCCGGCGGCGCTCGACGCCACCTGCACGCGCAGCGAGGGGCGTCGGGTCTCGGAGGACCTCGCCGTGCCGGAGCCGACGGTCGACGAGATCGCACAGGCCGTCCAGCAGGTGGGCTACGACGCCGTCATCGAGCGCGAGAAGACCTACCCCCGGGAGTACGAACCCCGCGGGCGCGTCCTCGTCAAGGACGCCGACGACGCGAGCAAGACCGACCTGCTGGGGGCCGTCGCCGCCTACCTCGGCGTCATCCGGGAGTGA
- a CDS encoding TFIIB-type zinc ribbon-containing protein, producing MGETERSTTSGVERTAGASLTFRGEGDRGCPNCGEVALAFDPGTGRARCRACGEAN from the coding sequence ATGGGTGAGACCGAACGATCGACCACGAGCGGGGTGGAACGGACCGCGGGCGCCAGCCTCACGTTCCGCGGGGAGGGCGACCGCGGCTGTCCGAACTGCGGGGAAGTCGCGCTGGCGTTCGACCCGGGGACCGGTCGCGCACGCTGTCGCGCGTGCGGCGAGGCGAACTGA
- the btuC gene encoding vitamin B12 ABC transporter permease BtuC, whose translation MAVRTRTAGWSAGLAGLLVAVALVSATVGPVSVPLPTVARAALNAVGVPTGVSVGSGTVALFGATATVPIPDPSYTYLFSFPVDSTSETIVRRIRLPRIALAATVGFSLAAAGAVMQGFFRNPMADPSIIGVSSGAAVGAVATIALSFSGPYALQTAAFVGAVVSAFVVYLIATEGGRTPTATLLLAGVAVQTLLGAVVSYLLLRAGESLEQALYWLMGGLLRNAVWTDVAVTVPVAAACFGLLVAYGRDLNVLLLGEADAHTLGIEVERTKRVLLAVSSVLTAAAVAVAGAIGFVGLVVPHMMRLLVGPDHRILLPTSAVAGGAFLVATDTVARSGGVEVPVGIVTAALGAPFFLYLLRTREVHSL comes from the coding sequence ATGGCAGTCCGGACGCGGACCGCGGGGTGGTCGGCGGGACTGGCCGGACTGTTGGTGGCCGTCGCGCTCGTCAGCGCCACCGTCGGCCCGGTGAGCGTCCCGCTCCCGACCGTCGCGAGGGCCGCGCTCAACGCCGTCGGCGTCCCGACGGGCGTCTCCGTCGGCAGCGGCACGGTCGCGCTGTTCGGCGCCACGGCCACGGTCCCGATCCCGGACCCCTCCTACACCTACCTGTTCTCGTTCCCGGTCGACTCGACCAGCGAGACGATCGTCCGGCGGATCCGCCTGCCGCGGATCGCGCTGGCGGCGACCGTCGGCTTCTCGCTGGCCGCCGCGGGGGCCGTGATGCAGGGCTTCTTCCGCAACCCGATGGCCGACCCCTCGATCATCGGCGTCTCCTCGGGCGCCGCCGTCGGCGCCGTCGCGACCATCGCCCTCTCCTTCTCGGGACCGTACGCCCTCCAGACGGCCGCGTTCGTCGGGGCCGTCGTCAGCGCGTTCGTCGTCTACCTCATCGCCACGGAGGGCGGGCGGACGCCGACGGCGACGCTCCTGTTGGCGGGCGTCGCGGTCCAGACGCTGCTCGGCGCGGTCGTCTCCTATCTCCTCCTGCGGGCCGGCGAGAGCCTCGAACAGGCGCTGTACTGGCTGATGGGCGGGCTGCTCCGCAACGCCGTCTGGACCGACGTGGCCGTCACCGTCCCCGTCGCGGCGGCCTGCTTCGGCCTCCTGGTCGCCTACGGCCGTGACCTGAACGTCCTCCTGCTCGGCGAGGCCGACGCCCACACGCTGGGCATCGAGGTCGAGCGCACCAAGCGGGTCCTGCTGGCGGTCTCCAGCGTCCTCACGGCGGCGGCCGTTGCGGTCGCCGGCGCCATCGGCTTCGTCGGCCTCGTCGTCCCGCACATGATGCGGCTGCTCGTCGGCCCGGACCACCGGATCCTGTTGCCGACGAGCGCCGTCGCCGGCGGCGCCTTCCTCGTCGCCACGGACACAGTCGCCCGCTCGGGGGGCGTCGAGGTCCCCGTCGGCATCGTCACCGCCGCGCTGGGCGCGCCCTTCTTCCTCTATCTCCTCCGGACCCGGGAGGTGCACTCGCTGTGA
- a CDS encoding phosphatase PAP2 family protein, whose protein sequence is MQLFPNGRGVGVTETLHGLAEWPVVVLFGLVTQLGDGWFLFLLGGTLFVAGEEFPVLGVDRRRALFVFALALTYVAVIGALKGFFGLGRPPGAADPPALAWAPGALSALLERATTADGPGFPSGHALGTTMVWGGLALVVDWGTARQRFGAAAGVIVLVALSRLVLGVHYLVDVVAGAAVGVALLGALYRFADEGTDPGRVLGVAVAVGLVGLLNGLTFDSVAAIGGALGGWAVWRGVADSTPAHPTHRREIFAGFGVLLAAGLLFAALEAFEPALALAFVGTALAVGGAVGAPLLGERLV, encoded by the coding sequence ATGCAGTTGTTTCCGAACGGACGCGGCGTCGGGGTCACCGAGACGCTCCACGGGCTGGCCGAGTGGCCGGTCGTGGTGCTGTTCGGGCTGGTCACCCAGCTCGGCGACGGCTGGTTCCTCTTTCTGCTCGGCGGGACGCTGTTCGTCGCCGGCGAGGAGTTCCCCGTCCTGGGCGTCGACCGCCGGCGCGCGCTGTTCGTCTTCGCCCTCGCGCTGACCTACGTCGCCGTCATCGGCGCGCTGAAGGGGTTCTTCGGGCTCGGCCGCCCGCCGGGCGCGGCCGACCCGCCGGCGCTGGCGTGGGCACCGGGGGCGCTGTCCGCCCTGCTGGAGCGGGCGACGACGGCCGACGGCCCCGGGTTCCCGAGCGGTCACGCGCTCGGGACGACGATGGTCTGGGGCGGGCTGGCGCTGGTCGTCGACTGGGGGACGGCGCGCCAGCGGTTCGGCGCCGCCGCCGGGGTGATCGTGCTCGTCGCGCTCTCGCGACTCGTCCTGGGCGTCCACTACCTCGTCGACGTGGTCGCCGGGGCCGCGGTCGGCGTGGCCCTGCTCGGTGCGCTCTACCGGTTCGCCGACGAGGGGACCGACCCCGGACGCGTCCTCGGGGTCGCAGTCGCGGTCGGCCTCGTCGGCCTGCTCAACGGGCTGACGTTCGACAGCGTGGCGGCCATCGGCGGCGCCCTCGGCGGCTGGGCGGTCTGGCGGGGCGTCGCCGACTCGACACCGGCCCACCCGACCCACCGCCGGGAGATCTTCGCCGGGTTCGGCGTCCTCCTGGCCGCGGGACTCCTGTTCGCCGCGCTCGAGGCGTTCGAACCGGCGCTGGCGCTGGCGTTCGTCGGGACGGCGCTGGCCGTGGGAGGCGCCGTCGGCGCGCCGCTACTGGGCGAGCGGCTCGTCTGA
- a CDS encoding presenilin family intramembrane aspartyl protease PSH translates to MDQRSRAYVASGAIVGIFLLVQLGALALVEPFQSAGYQATADPQDPANSLVYIGFILVMTGVMLAIIRFGVDWLLRLLLVGTGAYIGLFVLRVLVPPVLTIPVGGFSLNALAWAGGLLLGVALWVHPEWYVIDAAGIVMGAGAAGLFGISFGILPALVLLTVLAVYDAISVYGTEHMLTLASGVMELKVPIVLVVPLSLSYSYLDAGTPAAVSEESDAGEADAERTATGAETTDAGSGTATPNGGAADGSASDADADGEAGEAPADGDGDDEFELDREALFIGLGDAVIPTVLVASAAFFAPAGVPTVDLLGIPATLPAVTAMVGTTAGLVVLLWMVLKGRAHAGLPLLNGGTIAGYLLGAVASGLSLAQATGIAPYL, encoded by the coding sequence ATGGACCAGCGGTCGCGCGCGTACGTCGCTTCGGGGGCCATCGTCGGGATCTTCCTGCTCGTCCAGCTGGGGGCGCTCGCGCTGGTCGAGCCGTTCCAGTCGGCCGGCTACCAGGCCACCGCCGACCCGCAGGACCCGGCGAACAGCCTCGTCTACATCGGGTTCATACTGGTGATGACCGGCGTCATGCTGGCGATCATCCGGTTCGGCGTCGACTGGCTGCTCCGATTGCTGCTCGTGGGGACCGGCGCGTACATCGGCCTGTTCGTCCTCCGGGTGCTCGTCCCGCCCGTCCTGACGATACCCGTCGGCGGCTTCTCGCTCAACGCCCTCGCGTGGGCGGGGGGACTCCTCCTGGGGGTCGCGCTGTGGGTCCACCCGGAGTGGTACGTCATCGACGCGGCGGGGATCGTGATGGGCGCCGGCGCCGCCGGCCTGTTCGGCATCAGCTTCGGGATCCTCCCGGCGCTCGTCCTCCTGACCGTGCTCGCCGTCTACGACGCCATCAGCGTCTACGGCACCGAACACATGCTGACGCTGGCCTCCGGCGTCATGGAGCTCAAGGTGCCCATCGTCCTCGTCGTCCCGCTGTCGCTGTCCTATTCCTACCTCGACGCCGGGACGCCCGCCGCCGTCAGCGAGGAGAGCGACGCCGGCGAGGCGGACGCCGAACGGACGGCGACCGGGGCCGAAACGACCGACGCCGGGTCCGGGACGGCGACCCCGAACGGCGGAGCCGCCGACGGGTCGGCGAGCGACGCGGACGCGGACGGCGAGGCCGGCGAGGCCCCCGCTGACGGCGACGGAGACGACGAGTTCGAACTCGACCGCGAGGCGCTGTTCATCGGTCTCGGCGACGCCGTCATCCCGACCGTGCTGGTAGCGAGCGCGGCGTTTTTCGCGCCGGCGGGCGTCCCGACGGTCGACCTGCTGGGGATCCCGGCGACGCTCCCGGCGGTCACCGCCATGGTCGGGACGACCGCCGGCCTGGTCGTCCTGCTGTGGATGGTGCTCAAGGGTCGCGCCCACGCCGGGCTCCCCCTGCTCAACGGCGGTACCATCGCCGGCTACCTCCTCGGCGCCGTCGCAAGCGGCCTCTCGCTCGCCCAGGCGACCGGGATCGCGCCGTACCTCTGA
- a CDS encoding PGF-CTERM-anchored ABC transporter substrate-binding protein, with product MRDATAVVGAALVVLAAVGAVPAAAGAGAAAGASGAGAASGSSLADTHCTYPMTVTDATGTEVEIDEDPDRLVGLAPSAAQILWSIGADEETVAIPQDYYIDYLNDTEGKTDVVNDDGSVITEAVVGAEPDLVLAPNVVPNETVETLRSSGLTVYKFEDAASLEDVYQKVELYGQLTGNYETAGQVSARMQGEVQAVRDAVSGEDNPRVFFHLGGGWTAGEETFVGQIVAAAGGDNIAAGEINTSNNYGTLSNEIITERDPEWIVQNGQFGSVPKTPTFNETTAVQEGNVVRVNRNFMTQNGPKNVEALKTIAQALHPEAYESIDFSAVETPEPATCATPTPTATATAAMDGGDATATSSMDETATPTAESEDGAASPVETTASGDGAGFGAATALVALLAGALVARRR from the coding sequence ATGAGAGACGCGACGGCAGTCGTCGGTGCGGCGCTGGTCGTGCTGGCGGCGGTGGGCGCGGTGCCCGCCGCCGCCGGCGCCGGCGCCGCCGCGGGTGCATCGGGTGCGGGCGCCGCGAGCGGGAGTTCGCTCGCGGACACCCACTGCACGTATCCGATGACCGTCACCGACGCGACGGGAACGGAGGTAGAGATCGACGAGGACCCCGACCGGCTGGTCGGGCTTGCGCCGAGCGCCGCCCAGATCCTCTGGAGCATCGGGGCCGACGAGGAGACGGTCGCCATCCCGCAGGACTACTACATCGACTACCTGAACGACACCGAGGGCAAGACCGACGTGGTCAACGACGACGGGTCGGTCATCACCGAGGCCGTGGTCGGCGCCGAGCCCGACCTGGTGCTCGCGCCGAACGTCGTCCCCAACGAGACCGTCGAGACGCTGCGCTCCAGCGGCCTGACGGTCTACAAGTTCGAAGACGCGGCCTCCCTGGAGGACGTGTACCAGAAGGTCGAACTGTACGGCCAGCTGACCGGGAACTACGAGACCGCCGGCCAGGTCAGCGCCCGGATGCAGGGCGAGGTGCAGGCCGTTCGCGACGCGGTGAGCGGCGAGGACAACCCCCGCGTGTTCTTCCACCTCGGCGGCGGCTGGACCGCGGGCGAGGAGACGTTCGTCGGCCAGATCGTCGCCGCGGCGGGCGGGGACAACATCGCCGCCGGCGAGATCAACACCAGCAACAACTACGGCACGCTCAGCAACGAGATCATCACCGAGCGCGACCCCGAGTGGATCGTCCAGAACGGCCAGTTCGGCTCGGTCCCGAAGACCCCGACGTTCAACGAGACCACGGCCGTCCAGGAGGGCAACGTCGTCCGCGTGAACCGGAACTTCATGACCCAGAACGGGCCGAAGAACGTCGAGGCACTGAAGACGATCGCGCAGGCGCTCCACCCCGAGGCCTACGAGAGCATCGACTTCTCGGCCGTGGAGACGCCCGAGCCCGCGACGTGTGCGACGCCGACGCCGACCGCGACGGCGACCGCCGCGATGGACGGCGGTGACGCGACGGCCACGTCGTCGATGGACGAGACCGCGACCCCGACCGCCGAATCCGAGGACGGCGCGGCCTCGCCCGTCGAGACGACCGCCAGCGGCGACGGCGCCGGCTTCGGCGCGGCGACGGCGCTCGTCGCCCTGCTTGCCGGCGCGCTCGTCGCTCGCCGCCGGTAA
- a CDS encoding CAP domain-containing protein: MVDVDVNKPTLLVAGGGAVALVVVAVLVGAALSQPNAPVTGEPDTATAVEATDLPTLAPTTTGTAAAGTGTATAAATPTATPTPYPTLTPTPTPTPTPTATPALTDIPAEAFDEREIERLVGEYINERRAAAGLDPLDNEGKGVDRLTEMARGHSVRMADIGETIHRIDGVTSVERYREHELYDRCKWSSPDGTTLRTADGNALEAVGRTVAGEPYYDNGTREFNGNETAVARAVVDAWWKTDTYRPRLTYPNADEVGVGVEITRRNDVFVTANVC, from the coding sequence ATGGTGGACGTAGACGTGAACAAGCCGACGCTGCTGGTCGCGGGGGGCGGCGCGGTCGCGCTGGTCGTCGTCGCGGTGCTCGTCGGCGCCGCCTTGAGCCAGCCGAACGCGCCGGTGACGGGGGAGCCGGACACGGCGACGGCCGTCGAGGCGACGGACCTGCCGACGCTGGCCCCGACGACGACCGGGACGGCGGCCGCCGGGACGGGGACGGCGACGGCGGCGGCCACGCCGACCGCGACGCCGACGCCGTATCCGACGCTCACGCCGACGCCCACGCCGACGCCCACGCCGACCGCGACGCCCGCGCTGACGGACATCCCCGCCGAGGCGTTCGACGAGCGGGAGATCGAGCGGCTGGTCGGGGAGTACATCAACGAGCGCCGGGCGGCGGCGGGGCTGGACCCGCTCGACAACGAGGGCAAGGGGGTCGACCGGCTCACCGAGATGGCCAGGGGACACAGCGTCCGGATGGCCGACATCGGCGAGACGATCCACCGGATCGACGGCGTGACCAGCGTCGAGCGCTACCGCGAGCACGAGCTCTACGACCGCTGCAAGTGGTCGTCGCCGGACGGCACCACGCTCCGGACCGCCGACGGCAACGCCCTGGAGGCGGTCGGGCGGACCGTCGCCGGCGAGCCCTACTACGACAACGGGACACGCGAGTTCAACGGCAACGAGACCGCCGTCGCTCGGGCCGTCGTCGACGCGTGGTGGAAGACGGACACCTACCGACCGCGGCTGACCTACCCGAACGCCGACGAGGTCGGCGTCGGCGTCGAGATCACCCGGCGCAACGACGTGTTCGTCACCGCGAACGTCTGCTGA
- a CDS encoding DUF3054 domain-containing protein: MTSVRTALAHRVEPAPFTALVAAGDLACITAFVLLGVTVGHGGGDPGVDPGHVAVTVLPFAVGWAVTSLLAGVYARSTYASAKRAVVRTVPAWVGAALVAQALRATAAVPGGAAVTFFAVSVLVTLALLLPWRVAVSVLAS, from the coding sequence ATGACATCCGTCCGCACGGCGCTCGCCCACCGCGTCGAGCCCGCGCCGTTCACGGCGCTGGTCGCCGCTGGGGATCTAGCCTGCATCACCGCGTTCGTCCTGCTGGGCGTGACGGTCGGCCACGGGGGCGGCGACCCGGGGGTCGACCCCGGTCACGTCGCGGTCACGGTCCTGCCGTTCGCCGTCGGCTGGGCGGTCACGTCGCTGCTGGCCGGCGTCTACGCGAGGAGCACGTACGCCTCGGCGAAGCGGGCGGTCGTGCGGACGGTACCCGCCTGGGTCGGCGCGGCCCTGGTCGCGCAGGCGCTCCGCGCGACCGCCGCCGTCCCGGGCGGGGCCGCGGTCACGTTCTTCGCCGTCTCCGTGCTCGTCACGCTCGCGCTGTTGCTCCCGTGGCGCGTCGCAGTGAGCGTACTCGCGTCGTAG
- a CDS encoding DUF7331 family protein, whose amino-acid sequence MTPDATDDPQGRTGSDEERRRYAELDIGGEEFVIYDRDNHEAWIQSTVAVPVEESL is encoded by the coding sequence ATGACGCCAGACGCAACGGACGACCCCCAGGGACGGACCGGATCGGACGAGGAGCGGCGACGCTACGCCGAGCTCGACATCGGCGGCGAGGAGTTCGTCATCTACGACCGGGACAACCACGAGGCGTGGATCCAGTCGACAGTCGCCGTTCCGGTCGAGGAGTCGCTATGA